A region of Leclercia adecarboxylata DNA encodes the following proteins:
- the ilvE gene encoding branched-chain-amino-acid transaminase yields the protein MTTKKADFIWSNGEMIRWEDAKVHVMSHALHYGTSVFEGIRCYDSHKGPVVFRHREHMQRLRDSAKIYRFPVSQSVDELMEACRAVLRKNNLTSAYIRPLVFVGDVGMGVNPPAGYTTDVIIAAFPWGAYLGAEALEQGIDAMVSSWNRVAPNTIPTAAKAGGNYLSSLLVGSEARRHGYQEGIALDVNGYISEGAGENLFEVKDGILFTPPFTSSALPGITRDAIIKLAQDLGIEVREQVLSRESLYLADEVFMSGTAAEITPVRSVDGIQVGEGRRGPVTKRIQEAFFGLFTGETEDKWGWLDQVNP from the coding sequence ATGACGACGAAAAAAGCTGACTTCATTTGGTCCAATGGTGAGATGATTCGCTGGGAGGACGCTAAAGTCCACGTGATGTCCCACGCGCTTCACTACGGTACTTCTGTCTTTGAAGGTATCCGTTGCTACGACTCACACAAAGGCCCGGTGGTGTTCCGTCATCGTGAACACATGCAGCGTCTGCGTGATTCAGCCAAAATTTATCGTTTCCCGGTTTCTCAGAGCGTCGACGAGCTGATGGAAGCCTGTCGCGCGGTACTGCGCAAAAACAACCTGACCAGCGCCTATATTCGCCCGCTGGTGTTCGTGGGTGATGTGGGCATGGGCGTGAACCCGCCAGCCGGTTACACCACCGATGTGATCATCGCCGCGTTCCCGTGGGGGGCATACCTGGGCGCAGAAGCGCTGGAACAGGGGATCGACGCAATGGTCTCCTCCTGGAACCGTGTGGCGCCAAACACCATCCCAACCGCAGCCAAAGCGGGCGGTAACTACCTTTCCTCCCTGCTGGTTGGCAGCGAAGCACGTCGCCATGGCTATCAGGAAGGTATCGCCCTGGATGTGAACGGCTATATCTCTGAAGGTGCGGGTGAAAACCTGTTCGAAGTGAAAGACGGCATCCTGTTTACCCCACCGTTCACCTCTTCCGCCCTGCCGGGTATCACCCGTGACGCCATCATCAAGCTGGCGCAGGATCTGGGCATTGAAGTTCGTGAGCAGGTGCTGTCCCGTGAATCTCTGTATCTGGCCGATGAAGTATTCATGTCCGGCACGGCAGCTGAGATCACCCCGGTACGCAGCGTTGACGGTATCCAGGTAGGCGAAGGCCGCCGTGGTCCGGTCACCAAACGTATCCAGGAAGCTTTCTTTGGCCTCTTTACCGGTGAAACCGAAGATAAATGGGGTTGGTTGGATCAGGTTAATCCATAA
- the ilvM gene encoding acetolactate synthase 2 small subunit, which produces MMQHQVAVQARFNPETLERVLRVVRHRGFQICSMNMETATDAQNINIELTVASQRPVDLLFSQLSKLVDVARVDIQQRAASSQTQQIRA; this is translated from the coding sequence ATGATGCAACATCAGGTCGCCGTGCAGGCTCGCTTCAACCCGGAAACGTTAGAACGTGTATTGCGCGTGGTGCGCCATCGTGGGTTCCAGATCTGTTCAATGAACATGGAAACCGCCACCGATGCACAGAACATAAATATTGAATTGACCGTTGCCAGCCAGCGCCCCGTCGACTTACTGTTTAGCCAGTTGAGCAAACTTGTCGACGTCGCTCGGGTTGATATCCAGCAGCGTGCCGCTTCATCACAAACACAACAAATCCGCGCCTGA
- the ilvG gene encoding acetolactate synthase 2 catalytic subunit codes for MNGAQWVVHALRAQGVETVFGYPGGAIMPIYDALYDGGVEHLLCRHEQGAAMAAIGYARATGKTGVCMATSGPGATNLITGLADALLDSVPVVAITGQVASPFIGTDAFQEVDVLGLSLACTKHSFLVQSLEELPRVMAEAFEVANSGRPGPVLVDIPKDIQVALGELEPHFSTVEDADDFPHAEVQEAYQMLAHAQKPILYVGGGVGMAQAVPALREFIAVTQMPATCTLKGLGAVDADYPYYLGMLGMHGTKAANLAVQECDLLIAVGARFDDRVTGKLNTFAPNAKVIHMDIDPAEMNKLRQAHVALQGDLNALLPALQQPLTIDAWRQHAAEMRREHAWRYDHPGDAIYAPLLLKQLSDRKPADSVVTTDVGQHQMWSAQHMTYTRPENFITSSGLGTMGFGLPAAVGAQVARPDDTVICISGDGSFMMNVQELGTIKRKQLPVKIVLLDNQRLGMVRQWQQLFFQERYSETTLTDNPDFLVLASAFGIPGQHITRKDQVEAALDEMLSSKGPYLLHVSIDELENVWPLVPPGASNSQMLEKLS; via the coding sequence ATGAATGGCGCACAGTGGGTAGTACATGCGTTGCGAGCGCAGGGAGTCGAGACAGTATTCGGTTACCCGGGTGGCGCAATTATGCCGATTTACGATGCTCTGTATGACGGCGGCGTGGAACATCTGTTGTGCCGACACGAGCAGGGTGCGGCGATGGCGGCCATTGGCTATGCGCGTGCTACGGGTAAAACGGGCGTCTGTATGGCGACCTCTGGCCCGGGCGCAACCAATCTGATCACCGGTCTGGCTGATGCACTGCTTGATTCTGTTCCCGTTGTAGCCATCACCGGTCAGGTGGCTTCTCCCTTCATCGGCACCGATGCTTTTCAGGAAGTGGACGTTCTCGGTTTGTCACTGGCGTGTACTAAACACAGCTTCCTCGTCCAGTCGCTGGAAGAGTTGCCCCGCGTAATGGCAGAGGCATTTGAGGTGGCAAACTCAGGCCGTCCTGGCCCGGTTCTGGTTGATATTCCAAAAGATATTCAGGTGGCGCTGGGTGAACTGGAGCCTCACTTCTCCACCGTTGAAGACGCAGATGACTTCCCACATGCCGAAGTACAAGAGGCATATCAGATGCTGGCCCATGCGCAAAAGCCCATTCTGTATGTTGGCGGCGGCGTGGGGATGGCGCAGGCCGTTCCGGCCCTGCGTGAATTTATCGCAGTAACCCAAATGCCTGCGACCTGCACGCTGAAAGGGCTGGGCGCAGTGGATGCCGATTACCCGTACTATCTGGGCATGCTGGGAATGCACGGCACCAAAGCCGCTAACCTCGCGGTGCAGGAGTGTGATCTGCTGATCGCTGTGGGCGCACGCTTCGACGATCGCGTTACCGGCAAGCTGAACACCTTCGCGCCGAATGCCAAAGTTATCCATATGGATATCGACCCGGCAGAAATGAACAAACTCCGTCAGGCGCACGTGGCTCTGCAGGGCGATCTCAATGCGCTGCTGCCTGCGTTACAGCAGCCATTAACTATCGACGCCTGGCGCCAGCATGCGGCAGAGATGCGCCGCGAACATGCCTGGCGCTACGACCATCCGGGCGACGCCATCTATGCGCCGTTGCTGCTGAAGCAGCTGTCAGATCGTAAACCTGCTGACAGCGTAGTAACCACCGATGTGGGCCAACACCAGATGTGGTCAGCCCAGCACATGACCTACACGCGTCCGGAAAACTTCATCACTTCCAGTGGCTTAGGCACGATGGGCTTTGGTCTGCCTGCCGCCGTTGGGGCACAGGTAGCGCGCCCGGACGATACGGTCATCTGTATCTCCGGTGACGGCTCTTTCATGATGAACGTGCAGGAGCTCGGCACCATCAAGCGTAAGCAGTTGCCGGTGAAGATCGTGCTGCTGGACAACCAACGTTTGGGCATGGTTCGCCAGTGGCAACAGCTCTTTTTCCAGGAGCGTTACAGCGAAACCACCCTGACCGATAACCCCGATTTCCTCGTTCTGGCCAGCGCCTTCGGCATTCCTGGCCAGCACATCACCCGTAAAGACCAGGTTGAAGCGGCACTTGATGAAATGCTGTCAAGCAAGGGGCCTTACCTGCTTCATGTCTCAATCGACGAGCTTGAGAATGTCTGGCCGTTGGTGCCGCCCGGCGCCAGTAACTCACAAATGCTGGAGAAATTATCATGA
- the ilvX gene encoding peptide IlvX, translated as MSSSIKFCFSRFTTGN; from the coding sequence ATGAGTAGTAGCATAAAATTCTGTTTCTCCCGATTTACGACGGGGAACTAA
- the ilvL gene encoding ilv operon leader peptide → MTALLLVISLVVISVVVIIIPPCGAALGRGKA, encoded by the coding sequence ATGACAGCCCTTCTACTAGTGATTAGCCTGGTCGTGATTAGCGTGGTGGTAATTATTATCCCACCGTGCGGGGCTGCACTTGGACGAGGAAAGGCTTAA
- a CDS encoding YifB family Mg chelatase-like AAA ATPase has protein sequence MSLSVVYTRAALGVKAPLISVEVHLSNGLPGLTLVGLPETTVKEARDRVRSAIINSGYTFPAKKITINLAPADLPKEGGRYDLPIAIALLAASEQLSSSRISAYEFVGELALTGALRGVPGAISGALAAIRAGREIIVARDNAAEVSLIEEKGCLVAEHLQEVCAFLEGRHELAAPAGEPFVAEHNDCDISDIIGQEQGKRALEITAAGAHNLLLIGPPGTGKTMLASRLNTLLPPLSNHEALESAAIVSLVSATSMYKQWRQRPFRAPHHSASLVAMVGGGAIPGPGEISLAHNGILFLDELPEFERRVLDALREPIESGQINISRTRAKISYPARFQLIAAMNPSPTGHYQGNHNRCTPEQTLRYLGRLSGPFLDRFDLSLEIPLPPPGLLSQAHKTGESSLTVRNRVIAAQERQLARQNKRNAHLDNAEIRTFCQLTADDALWLEETLTRFGLSVRAWQRLLKVARTIADLEECEKIERRHLQEALSYRAIDRLLLHLQKMLT, from the coding sequence ATGTCATTGTCGGTTGTCTATACCCGCGCTGCGTTAGGCGTAAAAGCGCCGCTTATTTCCGTTGAAGTTCATCTCAGTAATGGCCTGCCTGGCTTAACGCTGGTCGGCTTGCCCGAAACCACCGTCAAGGAAGCCAGAGACCGGGTACGCAGCGCGATCATCAATAGCGGCTACACCTTTCCGGCCAAAAAGATCACTATTAATCTGGCACCTGCCGATCTCCCCAAGGAAGGGGGAAGATACGACTTACCTATCGCCATTGCGCTTCTCGCAGCCTCTGAGCAACTCTCCTCCTCGAGGATAAGTGCATATGAGTTTGTGGGGGAACTGGCGCTTACAGGAGCATTAAGAGGGGTTCCTGGCGCGATATCTGGTGCTCTGGCGGCTATACGCGCTGGTAGAGAGATTATAGTTGCCAGAGATAATGCTGCCGAAGTTAGCCTTATCGAAGAAAAAGGCTGTCTGGTGGCAGAACATCTGCAGGAGGTTTGTGCCTTTCTGGAAGGGCGTCATGAGCTGGCAGCGCCCGCTGGTGAGCCTTTCGTTGCAGAGCATAACGATTGTGACATCAGCGATATCATCGGTCAGGAACAGGGTAAAAGGGCGCTGGAGATCACCGCTGCCGGTGCGCATAACCTGCTGCTTATTGGTCCACCCGGCACCGGCAAGACCATGCTCGCGAGCCGGCTTAACACCCTGCTTCCGCCGCTCAGCAACCATGAGGCGCTGGAGAGCGCTGCGATCGTGAGTCTGGTTAGCGCCACATCCATGTATAAGCAGTGGCGCCAGCGCCCCTTTCGCGCACCGCATCATAGCGCCTCGCTGGTGGCGATGGTGGGCGGAGGCGCTATCCCCGGCCCGGGAGAAATCTCGCTGGCGCATAATGGTATCCTCTTTCTGGATGAGCTCCCCGAGTTTGAACGCCGCGTGCTGGATGCTTTACGCGAGCCCATCGAATCCGGTCAAATCAATATCTCCCGTACGCGCGCCAAGATCAGCTACCCGGCGCGCTTCCAGCTTATCGCCGCCATGAATCCCAGTCCGACAGGGCACTATCAGGGCAATCATAATCGCTGCACGCCCGAACAGACGCTTCGCTATCTTGGGCGCTTATCGGGCCCGTTCCTCGATCGTTTTGATTTATCGCTTGAGATCCCTCTCCCGCCGCCAGGCTTATTAAGTCAGGCGCATAAAACGGGAGAATCCAGCCTCACCGTACGAAACAGAGTGATCGCTGCGCAGGAAAGACAGCTGGCGCGACAGAATAAACGCAATGCACATCTGGATAACGCGGAGATCCGCACCTTTTGCCAGCTAACCGCAGATGACGCGCTGTGGCTGGAGGAGACACTGACCCGCTTCGGCCTGTCCGTGCGTGCCTGGCAGCGGTTATTAAAGGTTGCGCGTACGATTGCCGATCTTGAAGAGTGTGAGAAGATTGAACGCAGGCACCTGCAGGAGGCCCTGAGCTATCGGGCTATTGACCGTCTGCTGTTGCATCTGCAGAAGATGCTGACATAA
- a CDS encoding DUF413 domain-containing protein, translating into MAESFTTTNRFFDNKNYPRGFSRHGDFTIKEAQLLERHGYAFNELDLGKREPSTEDEKSFVAVCRGEREPVTEAERVWIKYMARIKRPKRFHTLSGGKPQMEGAEDYTDSDD; encoded by the coding sequence ATGGCGGAAAGCTTTACGACGACTAATCGTTTTTTCGACAATAAAAATTATCCACGCGGATTTTCTCGCCACGGTGATTTCACCATCAAAGAAGCACAACTGCTTGAGCGCCACGGTTATGCCTTCAATGAACTGGATTTGGGGAAACGTGAACCCTCCACTGAAGACGAAAAATCTTTTGTTGCCGTCTGCCGTGGTGAACGTGAGCCGGTAACGGAAGCGGAGCGCGTATGGATCAAGTATATGGCGCGTATTAAGCGTCCAAAGCGTTTCCATACTCTGTCTGGTGGTAAGCCACAGATGGAAGGTGCAGAAGACTACACCGATTCAGACGATTAA
- the hdfR gene encoding HTH-type transcriptional regulator HdfR yields the protein MDTELLKTFLEVSRTRHFGRAAEALYLTQSAVSFRIRQLENQLGVNLFTRHRNNIRLTPAGEKLLPYAETLMNTWQAARKEVAHTSKHNEFSIGASASLWECMLSPWLSRLYRSYGHLQFEARIAQRQSLVKQLHERQLDLLITTEAPKMDEFSSQVLGQFSLGLYAAEPSAIKSDLNYLRLEWGPDFQPHEAGLIATDDVPVLTTSSAEIACQQLAALKGCTWLPQCWASNKQGLYTVTDSALLQRPLYAIWLQNSDKQVQIKDLLKISVME from the coding sequence GTGGATACGGAATTGCTAAAAACTTTCCTCGAAGTGAGCAGAACTCGCCACTTTGGGCGCGCCGCAGAAGCGCTTTATCTGACGCAATCGGCAGTGAGCTTTCGTATTCGACAGCTTGAAAATCAGCTCGGCGTGAACCTTTTTACCCGTCATCGCAACAACATACGCTTAACGCCAGCGGGAGAGAAACTTCTGCCCTATGCAGAAACGCTGATGAACACCTGGCAAGCCGCGCGCAAAGAGGTTGCCCATACCTCAAAGCATAATGAGTTTTCTATCGGAGCCAGCGCCTCGCTATGGGAGTGCATGCTCAGCCCATGGCTTAGTCGATTGTATCGCTCTTATGGCCACTTACAGTTTGAGGCGCGTATTGCGCAACGGCAGTCGCTGGTTAAGCAGCTGCATGAAAGACAACTGGATCTGCTGATCACGACAGAAGCACCGAAGATGGATGAATTCAGTAGCCAGGTCCTCGGGCAATTTAGCCTTGGGCTGTATGCGGCTGAACCCTCAGCTATCAAAAGCGATCTGAATTATCTGCGCCTTGAATGGGGTCCCGATTTCCAGCCGCACGAGGCAGGTCTGATTGCGACTGATGATGTGCCGGTGCTGACTACCAGTTCTGCAGAAATAGCATGCCAACAACTCGCAGCACTCAAAGGTTGCACTTGGTTGCCGCAATGCTGGGCAAGTAATAAACAGGGTTTGTATACGGTGACAGATTCAGCCCTGCTTCAGAGACCGCTTTATGCCATCTGGCTTCAGAACAGTGACAAGCAAGTGCAAATCAAAGATCTGCTAAAAATCAGTGTGATGGAGTAA
- the murI gene encoding glutamate racemase translates to MATKLQDGNTPCLAATPSDPRPTVLVFDSGVGGLSVYDEIRQLLPDLHYIYAFDNVAFPYGEKSEAFIVERVVEIVTAVQQQYPLALAVIACNTASTVSLPALREKFPFPVVGVVPAIKPAARLTANGVVGLLATRGTVKRPYTRELIERFANECQIAMLGSAELVEMAEAKLHGQAVSLEELRRILRPWLRMAEPPDTVVLGCTHFPLLQEELLAVLPEGTRLVDSGAAIARRTAWLLEHEAPDAKSTDANIAYCMALTPVTEQLLPVLHRYGFETLEKLAL, encoded by the coding sequence ATGGCTACCAAACTGCAGGACGGGAATACACCTTGTCTGGCAGCTACACCTTCTGACCCACGTCCCACCGTACTGGTGTTTGACTCCGGTGTCGGTGGGCTTTCAGTCTATGATGAGATTCGGCAACTTCTGCCGGATCTTCATTATATCTATGCGTTCGATAACGTGGCTTTCCCGTATGGGGAAAAGAGCGAAGCGTTTATTGTCGAGCGCGTCGTCGAGATCGTTACCGCCGTACAACAGCAGTATCCTCTCGCACTGGCAGTGATTGCCTGCAATACCGCCAGTACAGTCTCCCTTCCGGCACTGCGTGAAAAATTCCCGTTCCCGGTTGTCGGCGTCGTTCCGGCGATTAAACCTGCCGCGCGCCTGACGGCGAATGGCGTGGTGGGACTGCTGGCGACGCGCGGGACGGTTAAACGTCCTTATACCCGTGAGCTGATCGAGCGCTTTGCCAATGAATGCCAGATTGCGATGTTAGGTTCTGCTGAGCTGGTTGAGATGGCCGAAGCTAAACTGCACGGCCAGGCGGTATCGCTGGAAGAGCTGCGCCGTATTCTGCGTCCATGGCTGCGGATGGCGGAGCCACCAGATACGGTGGTGCTGGGCTGCACGCATTTCCCGCTATTACAGGAAGAGCTGCTTGCCGTACTTCCGGAAGGTACCCGGTTGGTGGATTCGGGAGCGGCAATTGCCCGTCGCACGGCATGGCTGCTTGAACATGAAGCGCCAGATGCGAAATCCACCGACGCGAATATCGCTTATTGCATGGCATTGACCCCGGTAACTGAGCAACTTTTACCCGTTTTGCATCGTTATGGCTTCGAAACGCTCGAAAAACTAGCGCTATAG
- the btuB gene encoding TonB-dependent vitamin B12 receptor BtuB yields MIKKVSLLTALSVTAFSGWAQDSADSLVVTANRVAQPANTVLAPSSVVTREDIERWQAKSVVEVMSRLPGVDIAQSGGMGANSSTFIRGTESRHVLVLIDGIPLNNAGISNSPDLSQIPVSLIQRVEYIRGPRSALYGSDAIGGVINIITGRDKPGAEINASVGSKGYQSYDGSFQLVLDKTKITLGGNYNYTRGFDIDAADAPRQPDRDGFMSKSLFGSVEQQITDNLSGFVRGLGYDNRTAYDGYEHYDDNFMVDGTPDTRQLYSQNWDTGLRYNQGIYQTQLVAGYGRSKDQNYDPSKGRYASSATMDDVKQYTAQWLNTVTVGHGNIGAGLDWQKQKTQAGTGYLDKGYEQRNTGVFLSALQQFDSVTLEAAARNDDNSNFGNHNTWQTSAGWEFIDGYRIIGSYGTAYKAPTMSQIHSASYGNPDLKPEESKQWEGGFEGLTGPVNWRVSGYRNDIDNLISSDPRTFRYYNVDKARIKGIEATAQFDTGSVGHQVSYDYVDPRNAKTNEVLARRSKQQVKYQLDMQVWDLDWNLAYRYLGTRYDVAYDPDTFTSERVKLGGVSLWDLAVSYPVTSHLTVRGKIANLFDKDYETVYGYQTAGREYTLSGSYTF; encoded by the coding sequence ATGATAAAAAAAGTATCGCTGTTGACGGCGCTTTCCGTCACGGCATTTTCGGGCTGGGCGCAGGATAGCGCAGACTCGTTGGTGGTGACGGCAAACCGTGTTGCACAGCCTGCTAATACCGTCCTGGCCCCAAGCTCTGTCGTTACCCGGGAAGATATCGAGCGCTGGCAGGCGAAAAGCGTCGTTGAGGTGATGTCGCGCTTACCGGGCGTTGATATTGCACAAAGCGGTGGAATGGGTGCCAACTCTTCTACTTTTATTCGCGGTACAGAATCTCGTCATGTGCTGGTTCTTATCGACGGCATTCCACTGAATAACGCCGGGATCAGCAACTCACCGGATCTCAGCCAGATTCCCGTTTCGCTCATTCAGCGTGTCGAATACATTCGTGGTCCGCGCTCGGCCCTGTACGGTTCAGATGCGATTGGCGGTGTGATTAACATCATCACTGGCCGTGATAAGCCAGGGGCAGAAATTAACGCCAGCGTAGGTTCGAAAGGCTATCAATCCTACGATGGCTCCTTCCAGCTGGTGCTGGATAAAACCAAAATCACCCTGGGCGGCAATTATAACTATACCCGCGGCTTTGATATTGATGCGGCAGATGCCCCGCGTCAGCCAGACCGTGACGGCTTTATGAGTAAGTCGCTGTTCGGCTCCGTTGAGCAGCAGATCACTGACAACCTGAGCGGCTTCGTGCGTGGCCTCGGCTACGACAACCGCACGGCGTATGACGGTTATGAGCATTACGACGATAACTTTATGGTCGATGGCACCCCTGATACGCGTCAGCTTTACAGCCAGAACTGGGATACCGGTCTTCGCTATAACCAGGGAATTTATCAGACCCAGCTGGTGGCTGGTTATGGTCGCAGTAAAGACCAGAACTACGATCCGAGCAAAGGCCGTTATGCGTCCTCTGCCACCATGGATGACGTTAAGCAGTACACCGCTCAGTGGCTGAACACCGTTACTGTCGGCCACGGCAATATTGGCGCAGGTCTGGACTGGCAGAAGCAAAAAACCCAGGCGGGAACGGGCTATCTGGATAAAGGCTACGAACAGCGCAACACGGGTGTGTTCCTGTCTGCCCTGCAGCAGTTCGATAGCGTCACCCTGGAAGCCGCCGCGCGTAATGACGACAACTCTAACTTTGGTAACCATAACACCTGGCAGACCAGCGCCGGATGGGAGTTTATCGACGGTTACCGGATCATTGGTTCTTATGGTACAGCCTATAAAGCGCCGACCATGAGTCAGATCCACAGTGCGAGCTATGGCAACCCGGACCTGAAACCGGAAGAGAGCAAGCAGTGGGAGGGCGGCTTCGAGGGGCTGACCGGTCCGGTGAACTGGCGTGTGTCAGGCTATCGTAACGACATCGACAACCTGATTAGCAGCGACCCGCGGACTTTCCGCTACTACAACGTCGACAAAGCGCGTATCAAAGGTATTGAAGCGACGGCGCAGTTTGATACTGGCTCGGTAGGGCATCAGGTTTCCTATGACTACGTCGATCCACGCAATGCGAAAACGAACGAAGTGCTTGCCCGCCGTTCGAAACAGCAGGTGAAATACCAGCTGGACATGCAGGTGTGGGATCTCGACTGGAATCTGGCCTACCGCTATCTGGGAACCCGTTATGACGTGGCGTACGATCCTGATACCTTTACTTCAGAGCGCGTGAAACTGGGTGGAGTAAGCCTGTGGGATCTCGCCGTTTCATATCCTGTCACCTCTCACCTTACAGTTCGTGGTAAAATAGCCAACCTGTTCGATAAAGACTACGAGACAGTTTATGGCTACCAAACTGCAGGACGGGAATACACCTTGTCTGGCAGCTACACCTTCTGA
- the trmA gene encoding tRNA (uridine(54)-C5)-methyltransferase TrmA, with protein sequence MTPEHLPTEQYDAQLAEKVVRLQSMMTPFAAPAPEVFRSPVSHYRMRAEFRIWHDGDDLYHIIFDQQTKSRIRVDSFPAASELINQLMTLMMDGVRNNPVLRHKLFQIDYLSTQSNQAIVSLLYHKALNDEWRQAAEALRDALRAQNINVHLIGRATKTKIALDQDYIDERLPVAGKEMIYRQVENSFTQPNAAMNVQMLEWALKATEGSTGDLLELYCGNGNFSLALARNFERVLATEIAKPSVAAAQYNIAANHIDNVQIIRMSAEEFTQAMNGVRDFNRLQGIDLKSYQCETIFVDPPRSGLDSETEKMVQAYPRILYISCNPETLCKNLETLSQTHKVERLALFDQFPYTHHMECGVLLTAR encoded by the coding sequence ATGACTCCAGAACACCTCCCGACAGAACAGTACGACGCGCAACTGGCAGAGAAAGTCGTCCGCCTGCAAAGTATGATGACGCCTTTTGCTGCGCCTGCGCCTGAGGTGTTCCGCTCCCCGGTCAGCCATTACCGTATGCGTGCCGAATTCCGTATCTGGCATGACGGCGACGACCTGTACCACATCATTTTCGATCAGCAGACCAAAAGCCGTATCCGCGTGGACAGCTTCCCGGCGGCCAGCGAGCTGATTAACCAGCTGATGACCCTGATGATGGACGGCGTGCGCAATAATCCTGTTCTGCGCCATAAGCTGTTTCAGATTGACTACCTGAGTACCCAAAGCAATCAGGCTATCGTCTCGCTGCTGTACCATAAAGCGCTGAATGACGAGTGGCGCCAGGCGGCAGAAGCCCTGCGCGATGCGCTGCGCGCGCAGAACATTAATGTGCATCTGATTGGCCGCGCGACAAAAACCAAAATTGCCCTGGATCAGGATTACATCGATGAACGCCTGCCGGTAGCGGGAAAAGAGATGATCTACCGCCAGGTTGAGAACAGCTTTACGCAACCGAACGCCGCCATGAACGTGCAGATGCTGGAGTGGGCGCTGAAGGCCACCGAAGGTTCAACCGGCGATCTGCTGGAGCTGTACTGCGGTAACGGCAACTTCTCCCTGGCGCTGGCGCGTAACTTCGAACGCGTGCTGGCTACCGAAATTGCCAAGCCGTCGGTCGCCGCCGCGCAATACAACATTGCAGCAAACCACATTGATAATGTGCAGATCATTCGTATGTCGGCGGAAGAGTTTACTCAGGCGATGAACGGCGTGCGGGACTTTAACCGTCTGCAGGGGATCGATCTGAAGAGCTATCAGTGTGAAACGATTTTCGTCGATCCGCCGCGCAGCGGGCTGGACAGCGAAACCGAGAAGATGGTGCAGGCGTACCCGCGTATTCTTTATATCTCCTGTAACCCGGAAACCTTATGCAAGAACCTGGAAACATTAAGCCAGACGCACAAGGTTGAACGTCTGGCATTGTTCGATCAGTTCCCGTATACGCACCATATGGAGTGCGGGGTGTTACTGACGGCGCGGTAA
- a CDS encoding YijD family membrane protein, whose protein sequence is MKQTGQDKGTLLLALIAGLSINGTFAAIFSSIVPFSVFPMISLVLTVYCLHQRYQNRTMPVGLPALSAAFFVLGVLLYSTVVRAEYPDIGSNFLPAVLSVALVFWIGFKMRNRKQQLPE, encoded by the coding sequence ATGAAACAGACAGGACAGGATAAAGGAACATTGTTGCTGGCATTGATCGCTGGCTTATCCATTAACGGTACGTTCGCAGCGATTTTTAGCTCCATTGTACCGTTCTCGGTTTTCCCGATGATCTCTCTGGTGCTGACGGTCTACTGTCTGCATCAGCGTTATCAGAATCGCACCATGCCGGTAGGCTTACCGGCGCTGTCGGCAGCGTTCTTTGTTCTGGGCGTCCTGCTGTACAGCACCGTAGTGCGCGCAGAGTACCCGGACATTGGCTCTAACTTCCTGCCGGCTGTACTGTCGGTGGCGCTGGTGTTCTGGATTGGCTTTAAAATGCGTAACCGTAAGCAGCAGCTGCCAGAGTAA